The region GATATTCAAGATAGCCAAGAGAAACAAGGTAATACACCAGGGAAAGCAGCGGGCCATAGAGTACTATAATGATGCCGATCAACCTGACCCGCCGCACGTTATCGAACGTAAACGGCCTACCATCCCGCGCCGTGCGGACGATTTTACGTAACATGAAAGCCACGATAAGATACAGGAAAGATACCGGGACGACAGCCATCTGTGTCCAGTTGTTGGCCTTTTCATTTACGCGAAGAACTGCAGGGCCAGACATGTATTGAATAGCAACAGGGCTTTCCTCCAATGCGGCACTGCCCACAGCGGCTTGTTCATTGAATTTAAGAGTCAGCGTTGCGGTTGCTATACCCTCAGGTCCGAC is a window of Candidatus Glassbacteria bacterium DNA encoding:
- a CDS encoding DUF2975 domain-containing protein gives rise to the protein MAETSAVKKTLLTRIAVIVVDINWYAGLLGLTFMLIETAMTATGVGPEGIATATLTLKFNEQAAVGSAALEESPVAIQYMSGPAVLRVNEKANNWTQMAVVPVSFLYLIVAFMLRKIVRTARDGRPFTFDNVRRVRLIGIIIVLYGPLLSLVYYLVSLGYLEYLKIPGAEVSASFNVGWTINLPLLGLLVLVLAQVFDMGVRLQKDSDLTV